Genomic segment of Arachis hypogaea cultivar Tifrunner chromosome 11, arahy.Tifrunner.gnm2.J5K5, whole genome shotgun sequence:
TCTTTGAAGTAGACTGGGAATGTTGGGACTTTTTCAATTCTGTATTCTATAGACCCCTTTCTGAGGATATATTTAAAACTTACAAGCAGCAAAAATTCTACCAAGaagtgtttttttaaataaaaaaattatataaataaagcttaaaaccaaaagacagatGAACATTTAACTCATAGAAATCATGTTTGGTCTTTGCCAATTGCGCCATGTATTTAACTTGTATACTTATCAACCAAACCGATGTCTTTGGCACACATTGTTACTGAATAATGAATGATGAATATTTCATTAACTTATGTCACATTGCTCtggatctttctttcttcttatacTCTCTCTCTTCACATGAAGTCTCAGGGAATATTGCTCTTCCAATTTCGCCTCCGGTTCTCTTCTACAATTCCTCCGCCTCTCTTTCTCGTTGTCAGATCTATTTAGTTCTctgttttttttaattcatatattattttttttatttaaatgttgATTTAAAATTgtgtttatatattaaattagattggatctgaattttttatttattctgtatttgttattattaatagTTATAATTTGTTTTGAAATGGTGGTAGAGAGGTGGTTATGGTGATTTTAATGGTAGTAATTTGAATTGAAATAATGGTAAAGAAGTGGTGTTGATGGTTTGTGGTAGGGATAACATTGTCATTTTGTTAGAATCATAAATTACATATAGTGTTATGTCCTTGAGTACCAAACAAGTTCTCAAATTTCATGTGTCATTGTGTCTATGTCATTTTGTATATTTGTGTCTGTGTCTTATTTATCTCCACCCACTAACCAAACGAAGCCAAGTACACATTATTATTGTACACAGCTCTGCATATAATGCAGAAGTACTTGGCCTTGTAAACACGTTAATTCTCTGCATCTAGTGCAATTGATATTCagttctttacttttctctgagtTTACTCAAAACGTGTTATCAATATCATgtttagtttaagataaatataaaggcTGAATAGTAGATTTGTAATTTAAAAGTTAAAtgagaatatttttgaaaagaaatgttATAAAAGTTTCAATCTTCGTCCCCGGAAATTTTAGTCCCGTATGTCCCAACTTTCTGGAGGTATTAAAGGGACTGAAATTTTGTGTCGGAACTGAAATTTTATTTCTAATCTCTAGTCACCAAACACAATACTCAGTCCCCAATCTCAATCCCAGTTTTAGGAAACAAACGCTATCtaaaagtattaaaaaagaaaaaactattaTTTATGAGCTGCGTTTGACCTTGTGATATTGATATTTACCATTTTTCATGACTAAGCTCGTGGTTCCTCTTTTTTAATATGGAGAGAATTTTGTGAATGACAATAAAAAGATACTACATTACATAAATGACAgtgttaagttttttttttcctagATGTTAACttggtgaattttttttatttgaagaaattttttaaagatattagTTATCATGCATACAAACAAATATACTGATTTAACCCGAAAGCTATTTACCTTGAATTCCGGATTTCACACTATCTATGGAGACAAGGAGATTAAAAAAATGTGTGACAACAAGAAGGAGAACAAGGATAGAGATGagctttatttatttttcgatcattatattttaaataatgtgATCTTAAGTAGTAGTGaagaagaaaacaatagtacaACTGGAGATATGGAATTTTCTAATGTTGCAATTTCTCATGAAATATAGGCCTCCACTTTTAAGTTTTAAGGAGGATGATAGTGAAGAAGTCACAATGTGCAATTTTTTCCCAATAAGGCTGCAAGTAATTAAAACAATATCAGGTTCTCCAAGACTTGAATATCACTTCAATTCAACTAACGAAAGGTTCAATTCAATCAATAACATTATTACCTTGAATTAAGGACAACTAAAGAATGATCTTTTTGGGTTCTTTGTATGCTAGACTCTATGACAATGGTATATGCTCCACAATGACGTTTTAAGTTTTCTTCTTTAGCCTTTCAATTTCTTCCTCCATTTGATACACAATTAATGCTTTAATCATCACTAACACTTTTTTTCTCGTAGGCGACATGGAGTTGACGAGCTTTCAAGGGTCGCAATGTTCACCAATCACATACCTAAATTGGGAAAAGAATTTGTTTCAAAATAATGGTTAGGATCATGGAGAATAGGAGCAATATTGAAGGAAACAGAGTGTCATTTGTGCACAAATAGGCGTAGAAACTAATTTGTCTTTTATGTATGCGTGATATTTAACGTCTGACACAATAACTTACCGTGATAAATAAGATAGTTCTGTTAAGAGTTGACGGAGCAAAATGGGTTAGAGACCAATGTGACTTACCAAATGAATTGTTGGGGATTAATAagctaattaaatttatttgggGATTTAAATGTCTAATCTAAAATTTGTTGGAGACAAAAATAGCATGGTTCTAAAAAATCAGACTGGACGATTTGATCGGATTAACTGATTTTTTTACCGGTCCGGTAAGGATAAAAACTGTCTGGTAAAAATGGTATACAAACCGGTCGAACCAATAATTAACAATTGTTAGACCAGTCCGATTTTTGGAGTGTTACTGGTTCAGAACCAAAGTCCCCCAAACGccgtcatttttattttttcatttaaaaaaaacattCAGAATGATACCCTTTGGCCCTTTCTCGCTCTGAAAACTAGAAAAGAAGTAAAGAACTCAAAAACCCAACCCTAAACCCTCTTCAATATTCAGCCACCATTCTATTTCAGAGCTCAAATTCATCACCAAACCCTTCTCCTCGGGTGGaggatttattaaaataaaattgttataagatatatGAATAAATCTTAGTGCTAGTCATATAACTTAAGAAAAATACTATATGAACAAATGTTTTTGTGTTGTCTCACTCTTTAATCCTTATTTTTAACACCTAGCAAGTTCTTGTTATGTTGACACCTAAATCATCTGAATAACTATCAAGGACAACATCATGTACATCATCAAGACACTTCTGAGCAATCTCGATGCACTTCTCAAACATCACatcaaattaattaagattaagaAGAGAACTAGATGAAGTTAGTGTTGTTGGTTGGGTTAGCTGCAGCCTGGTTTTTATATTGGAATTTAATCATGATGAATTGAAAAAAAACATACCTTAGCTGCTCTTGTTCTTGCCCTTGCCCACCTTGACACAGCAGATTCTTGTTTCTCCACATCAAAGAATGAAACTGAACTACTTTTAAGAGCAGCAAAATCCAATGCCTTCCACCTTCATCATTCAAAAACATTCAATTATTTACATGTATAAGATAGAAATTTAATCAAACACCTAGCGCGCACCAACAAAAAAAAGGCATGTTTTCATGAAAAACTAACCATAGTTCCTCCACCACCATAGCACAATCTGCCCAGTATCTTCTGGTATGGTAACTCTTATAAACCTTCTACAGCTTAGTGGCAGCTGCATTGAATTCGCTTTGgagaaaaagaaattaacaaaaacacaaaaaatgctTGACAATTAGTactatagtagtagtagtaggcaAGGAATCAAATTTCTGGAAGCTTTGGAGGAAGTTATGCATGTCTTCCATAAAGGACTAACTAACTATATATAGTATTTAAAAGAAACGACAATACAGGGGGAAATAAGAGGAAAGTTACAGCGGAGCCCTACCCTACCATGTTATTAATTAGTAGGGGGCTGAGTACTCAGAATCAAATAATTTTAGGAGAGCGGATAACAGGCTGGAGACCGCAGCAGCACAGATAAATATTTCCGTCCAATTCTTCCTACTTTATTCATTCACTCTCATTAGTTTTATAGTAACCCTTTAATTTTAACGAAATTTCTGCACAATTATTATTTTCACTGGATGCgtaattaaataataacacatTACAATTCTTTTTCTAAGGAATGGCCGTTTAATTGCAACAAGAATGAGAAGCTACATAAGAATTTATACAGCTATTTTTATCCATATGTAACTCAAAACTTGGTTAATAAAACTCCTATTTCCACTGTGCTTCATCAAATAACAGTATTATACATTCTAGGACCAAGTTTTTCcctttttcccatttgctgttaTTTTTTTGACACATTTTAATTGGCTATTATCACTAAAATTCAAAGCATCTATGATCTATCTGTGTGTAATGGTGATCTTAGCTAAAACCTATTACCAACATCTTCAAATATTAGATAGGGAGTGAAATCTTTTTACTATTCCGACTAATTGATCCTAAGAGATATCATTAGAGATGATGCTTATTTAAGTCTTTAATTAGAAGATAAAGAGAATTCTTAGGTTTTTTTCCTGTTTTCATATTCAGCTGATATGCTTTCACGACAGTAACACAAATGACGcctcattttaattttatatcatgCTTGCAGttttacctaaaaacaatggcaAAAATAGGCAAACAAAAGGAGGCAAAGTTTCATTATCTTAATCATCCTAATCATGCTTATAAACGTatcaacttaaaaaaataaaaaaataaaaacagattcAATACGGAGACAAAACTAAAGTAATGCAGCAGAGAGCAGACACCACTTACCACTCTTGGATAAAAACAAAATCAGTTCGAATGCATCCTTTGGAAGTGTCACACCTAACTCTTCTTCGAGGGGTTCAGCTCCAAGGGTATCTGGCTCATGCATCAACTTGGTTTACTCTCAAATTTCAACATTCTAATTGAAATATAAGAAACAAATAAGAGCATAGTTGTTGTGTTTGTGATTACCGAGCAGAAACCGGTTTCTAAAATCGGAACCCTAAACCCCGTCAGATTTCAGAACCAAATAGAAATTAATACATACCTAATCAACGACGTGAGCACAGAGAGGACGATGAGAAGCGCAGAGATCGACGATGGTGAGGGCGGCGCAGCAACAATCAGTGCAGGAGGGTCGAGAAGGAGCGACGGTCGAGTGGTGAGTGTGTGCAGCGATGTGGTGAGTGCGTGCAGCGATGTGGTGAGTGGGGGGCGAAGACGGTCAATGGCGATAGCGAGAGGGTTTTCGATCTTCGCGATGGTGAGCTCTTTGAAAGTGTTTTCTTCGGGCTTTGGAGGTGAGTGATGAGCTTTGGAGGGAAAGGAAAAAGATTTCACCGAGTGTGTGAGTTGTGTGCTTTCACGTAAAAAGAGGAAAAAATTTACGAAGCGTCAAGTTTTTGCCTCTAGAGTAGATGTTACAATACTCCACTGTTGTTTggaattttaaatttcttttattaatattattataatatatattggcACAGTATTTTAGAAGACATTATATTAATAGATTTTTAATGCATATTGATAAAATTATTAAGCAATTAATATATTATTCttgtaaaactataaaaaatatttatatttaaattataaatacttattaataaatttttatagaactcgttaatacttttattatacttttaacatacacaatatttttttttttttatatcatattttttttatactataaattattaataagtacaataaacatattagtaagtattataaaaatttattgaataattattttattatattcattaatattttttatagtaacatTTAAATATGGTATGAAAAAAGGAGTGAAAATAAATATAGTGTAAAATAGAGGAATAAAAAATAGTCTAACAAATTACCAAAATTTTGAATGATCTGTGtcctaacaaaagaaaatggattcATGTAATTAAAgatgtttttatttgttttgaaattaaaaaattactttaattcatttaaatatttttttcatatattagtcttttataattaaatttaaattttgaatttctatattagtaaataaaattaattataaaaattacaaatttgaatctaaaaaattatttttaaaagagacATCTtgaaatgaatattaattttagtAGATGGGTGTTTGACAATATtcccaaaagggaaaaatgaaaaattattattctacgttctaaaatgaaatttatttttattttaaaattttaatacgtTATAGTTTATATATCTAAATGTATAACCTCATATTTCTAAGAAATTTTCTCAAAATAATGTTAATAAAATGTTTATACATATAGATATCTAGAAATAATTGATACatagaaaaaaatattgtttaaatttAAACAATAGCTTATGTTGTGACATGGATAGATAGAATGATGGATGTCCATTCATGAGAACTGAGAAACACATTTTTCCTATGTTGAAGGAAATAAATTCTTAGAATGAAGAAGTTTGAAACGTAAACTTTATGTGCCTATAAATACATGTACTGAGGCAAAGGAATATACACAGAAATAATAAAACACTATTTTCTCTCTTGAGTCACTACTAAtagttttctctctctttcttttattactgcatataaataagaataattttattgagctaattatattaatactagagtcttctatttacacaTCTCTATTTTATATGtagtatatcttttatttattttacaacacgttatcagcatgagactctgatcaaaatttaggaagactcaggtaacaaattttcattatgtcgaagctctctcatcttgaattcaatgctcttgatatttCTGGAAAccattatttatcatggatattagatgctgaaatccatcttgattcaatggatcttggagataccattaaggctgaaaataatgcattccAGAAGAATAAAGCCAAGGCCataatttttcttcgtcgtcatcttgacgaaggattgaaaaatgaatatctcacattaaaagatctacAGATCTTTggaaaagaccttgaagaaaggtataatcataaaaaaacggtgatacttcctcaagcccgatatgaatggacgtacttgcgtctacaggattttaaatccataaatgaatataattttgcaatgtttcgaatcacctcacgaatgaaattatgtggggaaaagataactgatcatgatatgttggagaaaactttctcaaccttccatgcctcgaatgtgctcctgcagcagcagtatcgagaaaaaggatttaaaaaatattccaagttaatttcttgccttcttgttgttgaacgcaacaatgagttgctcttgaaaaatcatgaagcgcgcccagctggcgccgccccatttcctgaaataaatgcggcaaatta
This window contains:
- the LOC112722908 gene encoding uncharacterized protein; its protein translation is MHEPDTLGAEPLEEELGVTLPKDAFELILFLSKSANSMQLPLSCRRFIRVTIPEDTGQIVLWWWRNYGGRHWILLLLKVVQFHSLMWRNKNLLCQGGQGQEQEQLRYVIGEHCDP